The Geodermatophilaceae bacterium NBWT11 genome has a segment encoding these proteins:
- a CDS encoding regulatory protein RecX encodes MEDPEQVARQLCLAALTGTAKTRQQLADMLREREVPDEAAEAVLERFTEVGLIDDAAFAAMWIDSRQTGRGLSKRALAHELEAKGVDPEVAAVALEAVDPQAEWDTARALVAKKVPSMRRLDTATATRRMVGMLARKGYGGGLAAIVVREALEADGAVEDAAAVADDAPPELGGSSEGTGLGAWSRRPVDETEVGEGLTLDGVARSRPVQRRSDLSGGRTS; translated from the coding sequence ATGGAGGACCCGGAGCAGGTCGCCCGCCAGCTCTGCCTGGCCGCACTGACCGGCACGGCGAAGACCCGTCAGCAGCTGGCGGACATGCTGCGCGAGCGTGAGGTGCCCGACGAGGCTGCCGAGGCCGTGCTCGAGCGGTTCACCGAGGTGGGTCTGATCGACGACGCGGCCTTCGCCGCCATGTGGATCGACTCCCGGCAGACCGGTCGTGGGCTGAGCAAGCGGGCCCTGGCCCACGAGCTCGAGGCCAAGGGCGTCGACCCCGAGGTCGCCGCCGTCGCGCTGGAGGCGGTCGACCCGCAGGCCGAGTGGGACACCGCCCGCGCGCTGGTCGCCAAGAAGGTGCCCTCGATGCGCCGGCTGGACACCGCCACCGCCACCCGCCGGATGGTCGGGATGCTCGCCCGCAAGGGCTACGGCGGGGGTCTGGCCGCGATCGTCGTCCGTGAGGCTCTCGAGGCCGATGGTGCCGTCGAGGACGCCGCCGCGGTGGCTGACGACGCTCCGCCGGAGCTGGGCGGGTCCAGCGAGGGCACCGGTCTCGGTGCGTGGTCCCGCCGGCCGGTCGACGAGACCGAGGTCGGGGAGGGGCTCACCCTCGACGGCGTCGCCCGGTCCCGGCCGGTGCAGCGACGGTCCGACCTGTCCGGCGGCCGGACGAGCTGA
- a CDS encoding amino acid ABC transporter permease, whose translation MQFFTDNFDVLLKAFLTTLSMSLLAGVLALVLGTLLAAMRVSPIAPLRGLATFYVELFRNTPLTVVFFFVIFGLPQIDTVVGFFPGAVIAVGTYTAAFVAEAIRSGINSVSAGQAEASRALGLTFGQSLREIVLPQAFRTVVPPLGSVFIAMVKNTSIAAGFSVTELSSTLPRLVNADAGALLLVLLGVVVGYMIITLPMAFAVNRLERRVAILR comes from the coding sequence GTGCAGTTCTTCACCGACAACTTCGACGTCCTCCTGAAGGCCTTCCTCACCACGCTCTCGATGAGCCTGCTGGCCGGTGTGCTGGCCCTGGTGCTCGGCACCCTGCTGGCCGCGATGCGGGTGAGCCCGATCGCCCCGCTGCGCGGCCTGGCCACCTTCTACGTGGAGCTCTTCCGCAACACCCCGCTGACGGTGGTCTTCTTCTTCGTCATCTTCGGGCTGCCCCAGATCGACACCGTGGTGGGCTTCTTCCCCGGTGCGGTCATCGCGGTCGGCACCTACACCGCGGCCTTCGTCGCCGAGGCCATCCGCTCGGGCATCAACTCCGTCAGCGCCGGCCAGGCCGAGGCCTCCCGCGCCCTGGGCCTGACGTTCGGCCAGTCGCTGCGTGAGATCGTGCTGCCCCAGGCCTTCCGCACCGTCGTCCCGCCGCTGGGCAGCGTCTTCATCGCGATGGTGAAGAACACCTCGATCGCCGCCGGGTTCTCGGTCACCGAGCTCAGCTCGACCCTCCCCCGACTGGTCAACGCCGACGCCGGAGCCCTGCTCCTGGTGCTCCTCGGCGTCGTCGTCGGGTACATGATCATCACGCTGCCGATGGCCTTCGCGGTCAACCGGCTCGAGCGACGGGTGGCGATCCTGCGATGA
- a CDS encoding glutamate ABC transporter substrate-binding protein — translation MRLTRYAAAAAAFGVVLTGCSSEAGQQAEEAADATVEVEQDVDFEAGTTMAELADAGTITIGTKYDQPGFGLLNPSGVPEGFDVQIGTLIAAQLGIAPEDIEFVETVSANRESFIQNGQVDLVIATYTINDTRKELVDFAGPYYEAGQDIMVAAGNPEGIAGPDDLAGLNVCSVEGSTPAENIRTNYPEAQLTLFDVYSKCADALTNGQVDAVTTDNVILTGLVAGNPEGFELVGNPFTEEPYGIGLELGDTEFRDFINDTLEASFEDGSWAAAWDATAGQITGTEAPEPPAVDRY, via the coding sequence ATGCGTCTCACCCGCTACGCCGCGGCGGCCGCCGCCTTCGGCGTCGTCCTGACCGGCTGCTCCAGCGAGGCCGGCCAGCAGGCCGAGGAGGCCGCCGACGCCACCGTCGAGGTCGAGCAGGACGTCGACTTCGAGGCCGGCACCACGATGGCCGAGCTCGCCGACGCCGGCACCATCACCATCGGCACCAAGTACGACCAGCCCGGCTTCGGGCTGCTGAACCCCAGCGGCGTCCCCGAGGGCTTCGACGTGCAGATCGGCACGCTGATCGCCGCCCAGCTGGGCATCGCGCCCGAGGACATCGAGTTCGTCGAGACCGTGTCGGCCAACCGCGAGTCCTTCATCCAGAACGGGCAGGTCGACCTGGTCATCGCGACCTACACGATCAACGACACCCGCAAGGAGCTCGTCGACTTCGCCGGGCCGTACTACGAGGCCGGCCAGGACATCATGGTCGCCGCCGGCAACCCCGAGGGCATCGCCGGCCCCGACGACCTCGCGGGCCTGAACGTCTGCTCGGTGGAGGGCTCGACCCCCGCGGAGAACATCCGGACGAACTACCCCGAGGCGCAGCTGACGCTCTTCGACGTCTACTCCAAGTGCGCCGACGCCCTCACCAACGGCCAGGTCGACGCGGTCACCACCGACAACGTCATCCTCACCGGCCTGGTGGCGGGCAACCCCGAGGGCTTCGAGCTCGTCGGCAACCCCTTCACCGAGGAGCCCTACGGCATCGGCCTGGAGCTCGGTGACACGGAGTTCCGCGACTTCATCAACGACACCCTCGAGGCCTCCTTCGAGGACGGCTCGTGGGCCGCGGCCTGGGACGCCACCGCCGGCCAGATCACCGGCACCGAGGCCCCCGAGCCGCCGGCCGTCGACCGCTACTGA
- a CDS encoding amino acid ABC transporter permease, protein MSAPVLFDVPGPKAKARIRIGTVIGVLVVLGLIGIVLLRLNGNGQLDPARWAILFDPGSGVPQALGQALVRTLQVAVVAMVASTVLGVLLAVGRLSEHRFVRIPVTTLIEFFRSIPLLVVIFALYFVLPRFGIELSAFAALAVGLTLYNMAVLAEIFRAGILSVDKGQREAALALGMRKTQVMTLVLLPQATRRMLPVLIAQIVVLLKDTSLGFIIGYFELLRQARSLVEFLNFNFGNIYTLQIYVGAGLMYILINVLISQIAKLVEKRTRSNSKTAAVGAIDLPNAPVTTGNNSGL, encoded by the coding sequence ATGAGCGCACCGGTCCTGTTCGACGTCCCCGGCCCCAAGGCCAAGGCCCGCATCCGGATCGGCACGGTCATCGGCGTCCTCGTCGTGCTCGGGCTGATCGGCATCGTGCTGCTGCGCCTGAACGGCAACGGCCAGCTCGACCCCGCCCGCTGGGCGATCCTCTTCGACCCCGGTTCGGGGGTGCCCCAGGCGCTCGGACAGGCCCTGGTGCGCACCCTGCAGGTCGCGGTGGTCGCCATGGTCGCCTCCACCGTGCTGGGTGTGCTGCTGGCCGTCGGCCGGCTCTCCGAGCACCGCTTCGTGCGCATCCCGGTCACCACGCTCATCGAGTTCTTCCGCTCGATCCCGCTGCTGGTCGTGATCTTCGCGCTGTACTTCGTGCTCCCCCGGTTCGGCATCGAGCTCAGCGCGTTCGCCGCCCTGGCCGTCGGGCTCACCCTCTACAACATGGCGGTGCTGGCCGAGATCTTCCGGGCCGGGATCCTGTCGGTGGACAAGGGCCAGCGGGAGGCCGCGCTGGCCCTGGGGATGCGCAAGACCCAGGTGATGACCCTGGTGCTGCTCCCCCAGGCCACCCGCCGGATGCTGCCGGTGCTCATCGCCCAGATCGTGGTGCTGCTGAAGGACACCTCGTTGGGCTTCATCATCGGGTACTTCGAACTGCTCCGGCAGGCACGCAGCCTCGTGGAGTTCCTGAACTTCAACTTCGGGAACATCTACACGCTGCAGATCTACGTGGGCGCCGGCTTGATGTACATCCTCATCAACGTGCTGATCTCGCAGATCGCCAAGCTGGTGGAGAAGCGCACCCGGTCGAACTCGAAGACCGCAGCGGTGGGTGCCATCGACCTGCCCAACGCCCCGGTGACGACGGGCAACAACTCGGGACTGTGA
- the miaB gene encoding tRNA (N6-isopentenyl adenosine(37)-C2)-methylthiotransferase MiaB: MTSTQTPAAPRTYRVRTYGCQMNVHDSERLSGLLEEAGYAAAGEGDEPDVVVLNTCAVRENADNKLYGNLGQLRPVKAGHPGMQIAVGGCLAQKDRASIVSRAPWVDVVFGTHNVGSLPALLDRARHNEEAQVEIVEALEVFPSSLPAKRDSAYSGWVSISVGCNNTCTFCIVPALRGTEVDRRPGDVLAEVEALVAQGVLEVTLLGQNVNAYGTGMGERGAFADLLRATGAVEGLERVRFTSPHPRDFTDDVIAAMAETPAVCHQLHMPLQSGSDDVLRRMRRSYRRDRYLGIIERVRDAMPDAAITTDVIVGFPGETEQDFQDTLDVVAAARFSSAFTFQYSKRPGTPAAEMDGQLPKQVVQERYMRLTGLQEEISWAGNRALVGRTVELLVASGEGSKDADRGRLSGRARDGRLVHFVAPPAGGVRPGDVVETVVTEGKPHFLIADGPLLSHRRTRAGDAAESGVRPTTPGVSLGMPVVGRPAPLPAAAGCAL; the protein is encoded by the coding sequence ATGACGAGCACCCAGACCCCCGCCGCGCCGCGCACCTACCGGGTGCGCACCTACGGCTGCCAGATGAACGTGCACGACTCCGAGCGGCTCTCGGGCCTGCTCGAGGAGGCCGGGTACGCCGCGGCCGGGGAGGGCGACGAGCCCGACGTCGTCGTCCTGAACACCTGCGCGGTGCGGGAGAACGCCGACAACAAGCTGTACGGCAACCTCGGCCAGCTGCGGCCGGTCAAGGCCGGTCACCCCGGCATGCAGATCGCCGTGGGCGGCTGTCTGGCGCAGAAGGACCGCGCCTCGATCGTCAGCCGGGCACCGTGGGTGGACGTCGTCTTCGGCACCCACAACGTCGGTTCGCTGCCGGCCCTGCTCGACCGGGCCCGGCACAACGAGGAGGCCCAGGTCGAGATCGTGGAGGCACTCGAGGTCTTTCCGAGCTCCCTGCCCGCCAAGCGGGACAGTGCCTACTCCGGCTGGGTGTCCATCAGCGTGGGCTGCAACAACACCTGCACGTTCTGCATCGTCCCGGCCCTGCGCGGCACCGAGGTCGACCGCCGGCCCGGCGACGTGCTCGCCGAGGTGGAGGCCCTGGTCGCCCAGGGCGTGCTCGAGGTGACCCTCCTGGGCCAGAACGTGAACGCCTACGGCACCGGGATGGGCGAGCGCGGCGCGTTCGCCGACCTGCTGCGGGCCACGGGTGCCGTCGAGGGCCTGGAGCGCGTGCGGTTCACCAGCCCGCACCCCCGCGACTTCACCGACGACGTCATCGCCGCCATGGCCGAGACCCCGGCGGTCTGCCACCAGCTGCACATGCCCCTGCAGTCCGGTTCGGACGACGTGCTGCGCCGGATGCGCCGCTCCTACCGGCGGGACCGCTACCTCGGGATCATCGAGCGGGTCCGCGACGCGATGCCCGACGCGGCGATCACCACCGACGTCATCGTGGGCTTCCCGGGGGAGACCGAGCAGGACTTCCAGGACACCCTGGACGTGGTCGCGGCCGCGCGGTTCTCCTCCGCCTTCACGTTCCAGTACTCCAAGCGCCCCGGGACGCCGGCTGCCGAGATGGACGGCCAGCTGCCGAAGCAGGTCGTGCAGGAGCGCTACATGCGGCTCACCGGCCTGCAGGAGGAGATCAGCTGGGCCGGCAACCGAGCCCTGGTCGGACGCACCGTGGAGCTGCTGGTCGCCTCAGGCGAGGGCAGCAAGGACGCCGACCGCGGCCGGCTCTCCGGCCGGGCCCGGGACGGGCGGCTGGTGCACTTCGTGGCGCCGCCGGCCGGTGGCGTCCGTCCGGGGGACGTGGTCGAGACCGTCGTAACGGAGGGCAAGCCGCACTTCCTCATCGCCGACGGCCCGCTGCTCTCCCACCGGCGCACCCGCGCGGGGGACGCCGCCGAGTCCGGTGTCCGGCCGACCACCCCGGGGGTCAGCCTGGGGATGCCGGTCGTCGGTCGTCCCGCGCCGCTGCCGGCCGCGGCGGGTTGCGCCCTCTAG
- a CDS encoding amino acid ABC transporter ATP-binding protein, with protein MSFSVTSARTGEPLVRLSGVNKWFGDLHVLQDVDLTIDRGEVVVVIGPSGSGKSTLCRTINRLESIEQGEISIDGTPLPAEGKELAALRSDVGMVFQSFNLFAHKTILENVMLGPVKVRKQSKADAEKRARELLDRVGVGHQADKVPAQLSGGQQQRVAIARALAMDPKVMLFDEPTSALDPEMINEVLEVMVGLAADGMTMVVVTHEMGFARRAANRVVFMDGGRIVESSDPETFFTTPSSDRAKDFLSKILNH; from the coding sequence GTGTCCTTCTCCGTGACCAGCGCCCGGACCGGAGAACCGCTCGTCCGTCTCTCCGGTGTCAACAAGTGGTTCGGCGATCTGCACGTGCTGCAGGACGTCGACCTGACCATCGACCGCGGCGAGGTCGTCGTCGTCATCGGCCCGTCCGGGTCGGGCAAGTCCACGCTCTGCCGGACGATCAACCGGCTCGAGTCGATCGAGCAGGGCGAGATCAGCATCGACGGCACGCCGTTGCCGGCCGAGGGGAAGGAACTGGCCGCGCTGCGCAGCGACGTCGGCATGGTGTTCCAGAGCTTCAACCTGTTCGCCCACAAGACGATCCTCGAGAACGTCATGCTCGGGCCGGTCAAGGTGCGCAAGCAGTCCAAGGCCGACGCCGAGAAGCGCGCCCGCGAGCTGCTGGACCGGGTCGGCGTGGGCCACCAGGCCGACAAGGTGCCCGCCCAGCTCTCCGGCGGCCAGCAGCAGCGTGTGGCCATCGCCCGCGCCCTGGCCATGGACCCCAAGGTGATGCTCTTCGACGAGCCCACCTCCGCCCTGGACCCCGAGATGATCAACGAGGTCCTCGAGGTCATGGTCGGGCTGGCCGCGGACGGCATGACCATGGTGGTCGTCACCCACGAGATGGGCTTCGCCCGCCGGGCGGCCAACCGGGTGGTCTTCATGGACGGCGGCCGGATCGTCGAGTCGAGCGACCCCGAGACCTTCTTCACCACCCCGAGCAGCGACCGGGCCAAGGACTTCCTGTCCAAGATCCTGAACCACTGA